In Tissierellales bacterium, the following proteins share a genomic window:
- the spoIIIAF gene encoding stage III sporulation protein AF → MEIVSFLRSWVIDIVIMFIFITALQMMLPSNSMKKYIDVIVGFLIIFVVINPFVKILSGNINLEQNFLKKYKENISWNYDEDESFLNSHNQQMIKLYEENLEEKIKETVKLETGYEITDINLTIIDNADDSNYGELVGIALTINPNEKIESEKVEDNSIKINEVKISDDKKNKVSENDFKDDGKIKKIISKNYDISKENIEVFLNKQLEGD, encoded by the coding sequence ATGGAAATAGTAAGCTTTTTAAGGAGCTGGGTAATTGATATAGTTATAATGTTTATTTTTATAACTGCATTGCAGATGATGTTACCTAGTAATAGTATGAAAAAATATATAGATGTCATAGTTGGATTTTTAATAATATTTGTAGTTATTAATCCTTTTGTAAAAATTTTATCGGGAAATATTAATTTGGAACAGAATTTTTTGAAAAAATATAAAGAGAACATAAGCTGGAATTATGACGAGGATGAGAGTTTTTTAAATTCACATAATCAACAAATGATTAAATTATATGAAGAAAATTTAGAAGAAAAGATTAAGGAAACTGTGAAATTGGAAACAGGGTATGAAATTACTGATATTAATCTGACTATTATAGATAATGCAGATGACTCGAATTATGGTGAGTTAGTTGGAATAGCCTTGACTATTAATCCTAATGAGAAAATTGAATCTGAAAAAGTAGAAGATAATTCAATAAAAATAAATGAAGTAAAGATTAGTGATGATAAAAAGAATAAAGTATCTGAAAATGATTTCAAAGATGATGGAAAGATAAAAAAAATAATTTCAAAAAATTATGATATATCTAAAGAAAATATTGAAGTTTTTTTAAATAAACAATTGGAAGGTGATTAA
- a CDS encoding sporulation stage III protein AG: MNLITKFKLFLEEKNSKKFMRSLLIVLLVGALLLIISSILFDNKDKKDPFIKNNLPDDDLEFKTEDYAEMLEKKLEYILGQISNVGEVNVMITLEDTAEKVPATNTTKNQETSNEEDSQGGSREVLREDSTSQVVTKGGEGTLIVLKEIKPEVKGVIVVADGAEDLQVQEKLYHAVKTVLDIPGNKVEIYSSN, encoded by the coding sequence ATGAATTTGATCACTAAGTTTAAATTATTCTTAGAAGAAAAAAATAGTAAGAAATTTATGAGAAGTTTACTAATAGTATTATTAGTAGGGGCATTACTTCTAATCATATCTAGTATTTTATTTGATAATAAAGATAAGAAGGACCCCTTTATTAAAAATAATTTACCTGATGATGATTTAGAATTTAAAACAGAAGATTATGCTGAAATGCTAGAGAAAAAACTTGAATATATATTAGGTCAAATAAGTAACGTAGGAGAAGTCAATGTGATGATAACTCTTGAGGATACAGCTGAAAAAGTACCAGCGACTAATACAACTAAAAACCAAGAAACATCTAATGAAGAAGATTCTCAAGGAGGAAGCAGAGAAGTTTTACGAGAAGACTCCACATCTCAAGTTGTTACTAAAGGTGGTGAAGGTACGTTAATTGTACTTAAAGAAATTAAACCTGAAGTCAAGGGGGTAATAGTTGTTGCAGATGGAGCAGAGGATTTACAAGTTCAAGAAAAATTATATCATGCTGTAAAAACGGTGCTAGATATTCCTGGCAATAAAGTTGAGATATATTCAAGTAATTAA
- a CDS encoding SpoIIIAH-like family protein: MFTIKKPAIIIVLTLLLVLTGYINHKLTQQSLLKASNDYQNHEETEMANKLDPDEKELVETLSEGDEKKKEKEKGKDKKSQLEVVDSKGDENVSSLTEKADSNIEATISGKSSLGSQNYFIEHRLSRDKLRANLIDKLNEVVNNDKTDNEVRKEAQKEIIRLGNVSEKELHIEGLIKAKGFDDVLVFLKEEEARIVVSTNELTEQDVVKILEIVRSETELDTNQVKVMKKD, encoded by the coding sequence ATGTTTACTATTAAAAAACCTGCTATAATTATTGTATTGACATTGTTGTTAGTTTTAACTGGCTATATAAACCATAAACTTACTCAACAATCTTTATTAAAAGCTTCAAATGATTATCAAAATCATGAAGAAACAGAAATGGCTAATAAATTAGATCCAGATGAGAAAGAATTAGTAGAAACATTGTCAGAAGGTGATGAGAAGAAAAAAGAAAAAGAAAAGGGAAAAGATAAAAAGAGTCAATTAGAAGTAGTGGATTCAAAAGGAGATGAAAATGTATCCAGTTTAACAGAAAAAGCAGATTCAAATATTGAAGCTACAATAAGTGGAAAAAGTAGTTTAGGTTCACAAAATTATTTTATTGAGCACAGACTATCTAGGGATAAATTAAGAGCCAATTTAATAGATAAGCTAAACGAGGTGGTAAATAATGATAAAACTGATAATGAGGTAAGAAAAGAGGCCCAAAAGGAGATAATAAGATTAGGTAATGTGTCAGAAAAGGAACTTCATATTGAAGGACTAATAAAAGCAAAGGGTTTTGATGATGTGCTAGTATTTTTAAAAGAAGAGGAGGCTAGAATAGTAGTATCTACCAATGAGTTAACTGAACAAGATGTTGTTAAGATTTTAGAGATTGTTAGAAGTGAAACAGAACTAGATACTAATCAGGTAAAGGTGATGAAAAAGGATTAG
- a CDS encoding Asp23/Gls24 family envelope stress response protein, giving the protein MEDINKGKSVEYGSIKIANEVVAIIAGLAATEVDGVAGMSGGITGGITEMLGMKNLSKGVKVEVGEKESAIDIYVVVEYGSNITEVATLVQENVKETVETMTGLKVIEANVHVQGVNIPKEPVLEEESRVK; this is encoded by the coding sequence ATGGAAGATATAAACAAGGGAAAAAGTGTTGAATATGGTTCAATTAAAATAGCAAATGAAGTTGTTGCTATAATAGCAGGACTTGCGGCAACAGAAGTAGATGGAGTTGCAGGCATGAGTGGTGGAATTACTGGTGGAATAACTGAAATGTTAGGTATGAAAAACCTTTCTAAAGGTGTGAAAGTAGAGGTAGGAGAAAAGGAAAGTGCCATTGATATTTATGTTGTTGTAGAATATGGTTCTAATATAACAGAGGTGGCTACCTTAGTTCAAGAAAATGTAAAAGAGACTGTGGAAACTATGACCGGCTTAAAGGTAATAGAAGCAAATGTTCATGTCCAAGGAGTTAATATTCCTAAGGAACCGGTTCTTGAAGAGGAATCAAGAGTTAAATAA
- the amaP gene encoding alkaline shock response membrane anchor protein AmaP, whose protein sequence is MNIFDRILLVLFAICSAVISILLILLPFNNINFLSEDNILYYIRTMEGNYIYSVVGLAFFIVSIRFLTLALKVNNIREKDSYLIKHTDHGEVKVSSQTIVGLVESVSNKFSGISNIRTGVRIEEGILSIYITGEVVPEINIPNTSLELQSKIKEHVETCTGAKVNDVKVQITDVTTPLRNVK, encoded by the coding sequence ATGAACATTTTTGATAGAATATTATTAGTATTGTTTGCAATTTGTTCGGCAGTTATTTCTATATTGCTTATTTTGCTACCTTTTAATAATATTAATTTCTTGTCAGAAGACAATATATTATATTATATAAGGACTATGGAAGGTAATTATATATACTCAGTTGTTGGACTTGCTTTTTTTATTGTAAGTATAAGATTTTTAACTTTGGCTTTGAAAGTTAACAATATAAGGGAAAAAGATAGTTATCTTATTAAGCATACTGACCATGGCGAGGTAAAGGTATCTTCTCAGACTATTGTAGGATTAGTAGAAAGTGTATCCAATAAATTCTCTGGTATTAGTAATATTAGGACTGGAGTTAGAATTGAAGAAGGAATTTTATCAATATATATTACAGGAGAAGTAGTTCCAGAGATAAATATTCCAAATACTTCCTTAGAGTTACAAAGTAAGATAAAAGAACATGTTGAAACTTGTACTGGTGCTAAGGTAAATGATGTAAAAGTACAAATAACTGATGTTACAACACCATTAAGAAATGTCAAATAA
- a CDS encoding DUF2273 domain-containing protein, with product MIKEKVLKIFQGLGDKKGRTIGAIIGLIIGIFILIIGFFRTLFIGICTWLGYYIGKISDDRESFNDILKKVMPHNRGN from the coding sequence GTGATTAAAGAGAAAGTCTTAAAAATTTTTCAGGGCTTAGGAGATAAAAAAGGTAGAACAATCGGGGCAATAATTGGTTTAATTATAGGAATTTTTATTTTAATTATAGGTTTTTTTAGAACCTTATTTATTGGAATTTGTACTTGGCTGGGCTATTATATTGGCAAAATATCAGATGATAGGGAAAGCTTTAACGACATTTTAAAGAAGGTAATGCCTCATAATAGAGGTAACTAA
- the nusB gene encoding transcription antitermination factor NusB has protein sequence MGRKLAREETMKLLYQMDMNNNYTTEVADLYIELNDFQKDEIEYINHAVDIILNNLEEIDLEIENYIKGWRLHRLAKIDLAILRISIYELLYRKDIPVEVSINEAIEIAKKFSTDESSKFINGILGSFVRKDMKK, from the coding sequence ATGGGTAGAAAATTAGCTAGAGAAGAAACTATGAAACTATTATATCAGATGGATATGAATAACAATTATACAACTGAAGTTGCAGATCTATACATAGAACTAAATGACTTTCAAAAAGATGAAATAGAATATATAAATCATGCTGTAGATATTATTCTTAACAATTTAGAAGAAATAGATTTAGAAATTGAAAACTATATAAAGGGATGGCGTTTACATCGTTTAGCTAAAATAGATTTAGCAATTTTAAGAATTTCAATTTATGAATTACTATATAGAAAAGATATTCCTGTAGAGGTTTCTATAAACGAAGCAATTGAAATTGCTAAAAAATTTAGCACGGATGAGTCCTCTAAATTCATTAATGGTATCTTAGGGAGCTTTGTGCGTAAGGATATGAAGAAATGA
- the xseA gene encoding exodeoxyribonuclease VII large subunit — protein MKEKPLKVSELNQYIKRVFASDFILSNVSVEGEISNYNHHYSGHRYFSLKDEKGRLKCVLFKNNSKCLDLDLKDGMKVIVSGYVSIYERNGNYQLYVKSIKKSGLGDLYIAYEKLKKKLNNEGMFNDDEKKEIPFYPKTIGVVTSLTGAAIKDIITVLRRRNPGINIIIYPSLVQGKEAPKSICEGLKYLDNREDIDLIITGRGGGSIEELFAFNDEEVARTIFNMKTPVISAVGHETDFTIADFVSDLRAPTPSAAAELAVPKVENLKENVDNIYDKLLHEFLNIKDFKQNYLTILKKDLEHNNPMSKLNESRQALDYLFKELNYNMNIQIETHKNNLKQIGNKLNLLSPLSSLERGYSIGTNNKDKVIKSIYDIKTGDFVNIILKDGIISAKVENIKEGEFIK, from the coding sequence ATGAAGGAAAAACCTTTAAAAGTTAGTGAACTAAATCAATATATTAAAAGAGTATTTGCTAGTGATTTTATTTTATCTAATGTTAGTGTAGAAGGAGAGATTTCTAATTATAACCACCATTATAGCGGACATAGGTATTTTTCTCTAAAAGATGAAAAGGGAAGACTAAAATGTGTACTATTTAAAAACAATAGTAAATGTTTAGATTTAGATCTAAAAGATGGCATGAAGGTTATAGTATCAGGGTATGTCTCTATTTATGAGAGAAATGGTAACTATCAATTATATGTGAAAAGCATCAAAAAAAGTGGATTAGGGGATCTATATATAGCATATGAAAAATTAAAGAAAAAACTTAATAACGAAGGTATGTTCAATGATGATGAAAAAAAGGAAATCCCTTTTTATCCAAAAACTATAGGAGTAGTAACATCTTTAACTGGAGCGGCTATAAAAGATATTATAACTGTACTTAGAAGAAGAAACCCAGGAATAAATATAATTATATATCCTTCATTAGTTCAAGGTAAAGAAGCACCAAAATCTATTTGTGAAGGGTTAAAATATTTAGATAATAGAGAGGATATAGATCTTATTATTACTGGCCGAGGTGGTGGTTCAATAGAAGAGCTTTTTGCATTTAATGATGAAGAAGTGGCAAGAACTATATTTAACATGAAAACTCCTGTTATATCGGCTGTGGGACATGAGACTGATTTCACAATTGCAGACTTTGTTAGTGATTTAAGGGCTCCTACGCCATCGGCAGCTGCAGAACTAGCAGTCCCTAAGGTGGAGAATTTAAAGGAGAACGTAGATAATATATATGATAAATTATTACACGAGTTTCTAAACATAAAAGATTTTAAACAAAATTACTTAACTATCTTAAAAAAGGACTTAGAACATAATAATCCAATGTCTAAATTAAATGAAAGCAGACAAGCCCTAGACTATTTATTCAAAGAACTTAATTATAATATGAATATACAAATTGAAACTCATAAGAACAATTTAAAGCAGATAGGTAATAAACTTAATTTATTAAGTCCTTTATCGTCCTTAGAAAGAGGGTACAGTATAGGAACAAATAATAAAGATAAGGTAATAAAGTCTATTTATGATATAAAAACTGGCGATTTTGTTAATATTATTTTAAAAGATGGTATTATAAGTGCAAAAGTGGAAAATATTAAGGAAGGAGAGTTTATAAAGTGA
- the xseB gene encoding exodeoxyribonuclease VII small subunit, whose product MSLENMSYEEATKKMEKIVSKLEGGELTLDEALDNFKEGIELYKYCNSILDKVDDKIKVLVKDDENNILEEDFSTGG is encoded by the coding sequence GTGAGTTTAGAAAATATGTCCTATGAAGAGGCAACTAAGAAGATGGAAAAGATAGTTAGCAAGTTGGAAGGTGGAGAACTTACTTTAGACGAAGCCTTAGATAACTTTAAAGAAGGCATAGAATTATATAAATATTGTAATAGTATTTTAGACAAAGTTGATGATAAAATAAAGGTATTGGTAAAAGATGATGAAAATAATATATTAGAAGAGGATTTTTCAACTGGAGGCTAA
- a CDS encoding farnesyl diphosphate synthase, whose translation MDLKQELEAYGNIVDEELNKLFINKNGYQKTVIESMEYSLFTGGKRLRPVLLLKSCEALTGDYKDAIPFALAMEMIHTYSLVHDDLPPMDNDDYRRGKKTNHRVYGEGMAILAGDGLLNLAYESTINYIIKNSNSKEDFERYIYALDVIAKSAGINGMIGGQVIDIESENENINIDTLHCMYENKTAALIKASAIAGGIIGKGNEKEIKSLGEFGLAIGLGYQIRDDILDLEEDKIANKTTYISFYKKNEAEKKVRELSLKAIKILEDLKGHDTRFLESFARYLINREY comes from the coding sequence ATGGATTTAAAACAAGAATTAGAGGCCTATGGAAATATAGTAGATGAAGAATTGAATAAATTATTTATTAACAAGAATGGTTACCAAAAAACAGTAATTGAATCTATGGAGTATAGTTTATTTACTGGAGGCAAAAGATTACGTCCCGTACTTTTATTAAAAAGTTGTGAAGCTTTAACAGGGGATTATAAAGATGCAATTCCTTTTGCTTTAGCAATGGAGATGATACATACTTATTCACTTGTACATGATGATTTGCCTCCAATGGATAATGATGATTATAGACGAGGAAAGAAGACAAATCATAGAGTATATGGCGAAGGAATGGCTATTTTAGCTGGTGATGGATTGTTAAATTTAGCATATGAATCAACAATAAATTATATAATAAAAAATTCTAATTCTAAAGAAGATTTTGAAAGATATATATATGCCCTTGATGTAATAGCAAAATCTGCTGGTATAAATGGAATGATAGGAGGACAAGTAATAGATATAGAGTCAGAAAATGAAAATATTAATATAGATACTTTGCATTGTATGTATGAAAATAAAACGGCGGCATTAATAAAGGCATCTGCTATTGCTGGGGGGATAATAGGTAAAGGTAATGAAAAGGAAATAAAAAGCTTAGGGGAATTTGGTTTGGCTATTGGTCTAGGTTACCAAATAAGAGATGATATATTAGATTTAGAAGAGGATAAAATAGCTAATAAAACAACTTATATATCCTTTTATAAAAAAAATGAAGCAGAAAAAAAGGTAAGAGAATTAAGTCTAAAGGCTATAAAGATACTGGAAGATTTAAAAGGCCATGATACAAGGTTTTTAGAAAGCTTTGCAAGGTATTTAATTAATCGAGAATATTAG